The DNA region GTCTTTGACGACGTTTCTGAGATGCGGTCGTGGATAGATGAATTTGGGGGGCCGGTCGTCGTTAAGCCCATCGGCCTCACCGGGGGAAAAGGCGTCAGGGTCGTCGGCCACCAGCTGAGGGACAACGACGAGGCTAAAGCTTACGCGGAGGAGCTGATAAGGCGCGACGGAAAGGTTCTGGTGGAGGAGAGAACAGATGGCGTTGAGTTCACGTTCCAGGTCTTCTGCGACGGGAGGCACATCCTTCCAATGCCGCTCGCGCAGGATTACCCGCATGCCTACGAGAACGATGAGGGGCCTATAACCGGGGGCATGGGTAGCTACTCCTGCCCCAATCATTTGCTCCCCTTTGTTACAAAGGAGGACTACGAGAGGGCCTTTGAAACGCTCAGGGCAACAATCGAGGCAATGAGAAAGGAGGGAACGCCCTACAGGGGCATCCTCTACGGCCAGTTCATGCTGAGCAGAGAGGGGCCAGTCCTCATAGAGTACAACGCCCGCTTTGGCGATCCCGAGGCGATAAACGTCCTCCCGCTCCTTAAAACCCCGCTGACGGAGATAGCGGAAGGAATAGTAGACGGAAACCTGAGGAAAGCGGAGTTCGAGGAGAAGGCAACGGTCGTGAAGTATCTTGTGCCAAAGGGCTACCCCGTGAACCCGATAAAGGGCGTCAAGGTCGAGGTCAATGAGAAAGCCGCAGAAGAGAACGGTGCGAGG from Thermococcus zilligii AN1 includes:
- the purD gene encoding phosphoribosylamine--glycine ligase codes for the protein MRILLVGGGGRENAIGEALVKSGAELYVVSKHKNPGLAKLAKGYGLANETEVEKVLAYAEEFGVEMAFIGPEAPLERGIVDIFEENGIPAVGPGREAAKLETDKAFARAFMERHKIQGRKAFRVFDDVSEMRSWIDEFGGPVVVKPIGLTGGKGVRVVGHQLRDNDEAKAYAEELIRRDGKVLVEERTDGVEFTFQVFCDGRHILPMPLAQDYPHAYENDEGPITGGMGSYSCPNHLLPFVTKEDYERAFETLRATIEAMRKEGTPYRGILYGQFMLSREGPVLIEYNARFGDPEAINVLPLLKTPLTEIAEGIVDGNLRKAEFEEKATVVKYLVPKGYPVNPIKGVKVEVNEKAAEENGARLYYASIDEDFTLLGSRAIAVAGIAETLEEAGRIVESAVPHIRGELFYRRDVGTRESVEKRVRLMRELGKEFEPNSC